One Anopheles marshallii chromosome 3, idAnoMarsDA_429_01, whole genome shotgun sequence genomic region harbors:
- the LOC128713974 gene encoding uncharacterized protein LOC128713974, which yields MDCSDSVKGSYCTLEGICECSPFYVRLNESSCLPSQLLESECSLSEQCSMRVANSSCIGGRCQCDGGFLQFRKHTCLSPAQPGTVCYSHAHCRMWDTESHCDFLIPNLFGRCQCTSPARQNGPTCVTEPATLAVPEEELPAFTKPQQQSPAGDGGKEESGPDSIDRMSTTTEDDVIVVDNVVQRDDAQDEQMALAEEHITTEYQPAASEEDGISTTDFVEITSASYPEGERVTTTSGMEQYENTDEYSNLEREVEEQFKRQELADALATTTAAQWATEIADAITTEEREQHPLEKSDSSTQMTIEIVSPANGAVTTDRSETTTFSNSDGPATTGLEFDTEPSDVDNEVEIVEYDRTASPVDDNAQQAASLLQQESTVTATERIEETTLPSATEHTNTESNDAKEMTTTELIEQYHDVQLRRQDSKLFDEDEVEELVEKSPGKDRFEARETTRHSVRDNEVIDTQSLDTTTETLVRLASRTTAMEPEAPVSTTTVATSTARIRTRVDLGDGPVSLGLTCANSEQCQLADPYTYCNDEGRCDCSYRTPDDSCRATNTGCSRGTFQCRSSGICISWFFVCDGRPDCSDASDEECNFSPKSNATLGRSPSCPELSFRCEKSGRCISRAGICDGKAQCPHGEDEVGCDFRKSRKCPEHTFMCRSGECLPEYEYCNAIVSCRDGSDEPPHLCGSRAVPNFFVKLLSGPTARGRNYCPMRCGNGRCRSTAIVCSGRDGCGDGSDEDRCSVCRCPSPAYNNVLAPIVPAVMSKPRSRTSRITGGHWSRT from the exons ATGGACTGTTCGGACAGCGTCAAGGGCAGCTACTGCACCCTGGAGGGCATCTGCGAGTGCAGTCCATTCTACGTGCGGCTCAACGAGTCTTCCTGTCTGCCGT CTCAACTGCTCGAGAGTGAGTGTAGCCTGTCGGAGCAGTGTTCGATGCGTGTGGCTAACAGCAGCTGTATCGGGGGCCGCTGCCAGTGCGATGGAGGCTTCCTGCAATTCCGCAAACACACCTGCCTCTCGC CCGCCCAGCCCGGTACGGTGTGCTACAGTCACGCGCATTGCCGCATGTGGGACACGGAAAGCCACTGCGACTTCCTAATCCCGAACCTGTTTGGCCGCTGCCAGTGCACGTCGCCGGCACGCCAAAATGGGCCGACCTGTGTGACGGAACCGGCGACGTTGGCCGTGCCGGAGGAGGAACTGCCAGCTTTCaccaagccgcagcaacaaaGTCCCGCCGGTGACGGTGGAAAGGAAGAGAGTGGACCGGATTCGATCGACCGGATGTCGACCACAACGGAGGACGATGTGATCGTGGTGGATAATGTGGTGCAGCGCGACGACGCACAGGACGAACAGATGGCTTTGGCGGAGGAGCACATCACCACCGAGTATCAGCCGGCCGCATCGGAAGAGGATGGTATCAGCACGACGGACTTTGTCGAGATCACGAGCGCTAGCTATCCGGAAGGGGAACGTGTGACGACCACCAGCGGTATGGAGCAGTACGAAAATACGGACGAGTACTCGAACCTGGAGAGGGAAGTGGAGGAACAGTTCAAGCGGCAAGAACTTGCCGATGCCCTTGCGACCACGACGGCCGCACAATGGGCTACCGAAATTGCCGATGCCATCACCACGGAGGAACGGGAGCAGCACCCGTTGGAGAAGAGCGACTCCTCGACTCAGATGACGATCGAAATTGTGTCCCCTGCTAATGGCGCTGTAACGACCGATCGTAGCGAGACGACGACGTTCAGCAACAGCGACGGCCCAGCGACAACCGGGCTTGAGTTCGACACCGAACCCAGTGACGTCGACAACGAGGTAGAGATTGTGGAGTACGATCGTACGGCGTCACCCGTCGATGACAATGCACAGCAAGCGGCATCATTGCTACAGCAGGAATCCACCGTCACCGCCACCGAGCGCATCGAGGAAACAACGCTGCCATCCGCCACGGAGCACACCAACACGGAATCGAACGATGCGAAGGAAATGACAACGACCGAGTTGATTGAGCAGTATCATGATGTGCAGCTGCGCCGTCAAGACTCCAAACTCTTCGACGAGGACGAAGTGGAGGAGCTGGTGGAGAAGAGCCCGGGCAAGGATCGATTCGAGGCGCGCGAAACGACAAGACACTCGGTGCGCGATAACGAAGTAATTGACACACAATCGCTGGACACGACCACGGAAACGCTCGTCCGATTGGCTAGCCGCACGACGGCCATGGAACCGGAAGCTCCCGTATCAACAACAACCGTTGCTACATCGACCGCAA GAATACGCACCCGAGTTGATTTGGGAGACGGTCCGGTCTCGTTGGGTTTAACCTGTGCCAACAGTGAGCAGTGCCAATTGGCCGATCCCTACACCTACTGTAACGACGAGGGACGTTGCGATTGTTCCTACCGTACGCCGGATGATTCTTGCCGGGCCACCAACACCGGTTGCTCCCGTGGAACGTTCCAG TGCCGCTCGAGTGGTATTTGCATCAGCTGGTTCTTCGTGTGCGACGGACGTCCGGATTGCAGCGATGCCTCCGATGAAGAGTGTAACTTCAGCCCGAAATCCAACGCCACTCTGGGGCGCTCGCCCAGCTGTCCCGAGCTGTCCTTCCGGTGCGAGAAAAGCGGCCGCTGCATATCGCGGGCCGGCATCTGCGATGGGAAGGCACAGTGTCCGCACGGTGAGGATGAGGTCGGGTGCGATTTCCGCAAGTCGCGCAAATGTCCGGAACACACGTTTATGTGCCGCAGCGGCGAATGTCTGCCGGAGTATGAGTACTGCAATGCGATCGTTTCCTGCCGGGACGGAAGCGACGAACCGCCGCATCTGTGCGGTTCCCGGGCGGTGCCGAATTTCTTCGTGAAGTTGCTGAGCGGTCCGACGGCGCGCGGTCGCAACTATTGCCCGATGCGTTGCGGTAACGGTCGTTGCCGGTCGACCGCGATCGTGTGCTCCGGACGCGATGGATGCGGTGATGGTAGCGATGAGGATCGGTGTTCTGTTTGTC gATGCCCTTCGCCGGCCTACAACAACGTCCTGGCACCGATCGTACCGGCCGTCATGTCGAAGCCAAGGAGCAGGACGAGCCGCATCACCGGTGGACACTGGTCACGTACATAA